In Shouchella patagoniensis, the following are encoded in one genomic region:
- a CDS encoding enoyl-CoA hydratase: protein MAQTKWKVENGVAVITLNRPPANALARSVMDELEHHFEKVYNDETIKCVVIHGEGRFFAAGADIKEFIDVEDGHEFAELGKKGQDTFFKIENAPKPVIAAIHGAALGGGLELAMACHMRIAAEGTKLGLPELNLGLIPGFGGTQRLPKLIGKAKALELMLTSKPIKAEEALMFGLINQVSKEEDLLKDVMTIATGIAAKSPLTVRRTLELVATSDGDREEGFTKELECFGEVYMQDDRKEGVQAFLEKREPRFQGN from the coding sequence ATGGCACAGACAAAATGGAAGGTAGAAAATGGTGTGGCGGTTATTACTTTAAATCGCCCACCTGCTAATGCTCTTGCTCGCTCGGTCATGGATGAACTTGAGCATCATTTTGAAAAGGTCTACAACGATGAAACAATTAAATGCGTTGTAATCCATGGCGAGGGTCGTTTCTTTGCAGCTGGAGCTGATATTAAAGAATTTATTGACGTTGAAGACGGACACGAATTTGCAGAGCTTGGTAAAAAGGGGCAAGATACATTTTTTAAAATTGAAAACGCTCCCAAACCGGTGATTGCTGCTATTCATGGGGCTGCGCTCGGGGGAGGGCTTGAGCTTGCGATGGCTTGTCATATGCGGATAGCTGCTGAAGGCACGAAACTAGGATTACCAGAGCTTAATTTAGGTCTTATTCCTGGCTTTGGTGGTACACAACGGCTACCTAAGTTGATTGGAAAAGCAAAAGCACTAGAATTAATGTTGACGAGCAAACCTATTAAGGCGGAGGAAGCTTTAATGTTTGGTCTGATTAATCAAGTTAGTAAAGAAGAAGATTTACTTAAAGATGTGATGACAATTGCCACTGGCATTGCGGCAAAAAGCCCCTTAACGGTTCGCCGTACACTTGAACTCGTAGCGACAAGCGATGGAGACCGTGAAGAAGGTTTTACAAAAGAATTAGAGTGTTTTGGAGAAGTTTATATGCAAGATGATCGCAAGGAAGGTGTTCAAGCTTTTCTGGAAAAACGGGAGCCCCGATTTCAGGGGAATTAA
- a CDS encoding TetR/AcrR family transcriptional regulator → MSKKRGQKYDQIIDAAVIVIAKHGFHQAQVSKIAKEAGVADGTIYLYFKNKEDILISLFEEKMGSFVKKSREIIQNEKTTEEKLNRLVHSHFSQLEADYYLAVVTQLELRQSKTELRLRINQVLKGYLSLLDELVKEGKESGSFYSHLDPLLARQMIFGTLDEVVSNWVMSEGKFSLESQAVKVQQMLLYGLAGDVKGVG, encoded by the coding sequence TTGAGTAAAAAGCGTGGTCAAAAGTACGATCAAATTATCGATGCTGCAGTCATTGTTATTGCAAAGCATGGTTTCCATCAAGCACAAGTTTCTAAGATTGCAAAAGAAGCCGGTGTGGCAGATGGAACCATTTATTTATATTTTAAAAACAAGGAAGATATTTTAATTTCGTTGTTTGAAGAAAAGATGGGTTCTTTTGTAAAAAAAAGTAGGGAAATCATTCAAAACGAGAAAACGACAGAAGAAAAATTGAATCGACTAGTCCATTCTCATTTTTCTCAATTAGAGGCAGATTATTACTTAGCCGTTGTCACTCAGCTTGAATTAAGACAATCAAAAACAGAGTTGCGATTAAGGATTAACCAGGTTTTAAAAGGATATTTGTCACTTTTAGACGAATTAGTAAAGGAGGGGAAAGAAAGCGGGAGCTTTTATTCGCATCTTGACCCGTTACTTGCTCGACAGATGATTTTTGGGACTTTAGATGAAGTGGTCTCAAATTGGGTCATGTCAGAAGGGAAGTTTTCATTAGAATCACAGGCGGTAAAAGTCCAGCAAATGTTATTGTATGGTCTTGCTGGCGACGTGAAAGGAGTTGGATAA
- a CDS encoding long-chain-fatty-acid--CoA ligase: MEIVEKRWMQQYPEGISTSIDYDDVPLQHFFKQSAKKYPEHEAVHFLGKKVTYETLYDQSLKFANQLLKLGVKKGDRVAVMLANSPQSIISYYGVLMVGGIVVQTNPLYVERELQHQLVDSGAKVILCLDSVLPRVQKVMDSTPLELIIVTTIPDYLPFPKGLLFPFVQKKQGIPAVKVEYSERILRFSQLIKEGKAIEPKVEVSSSDLALLQYTGGTTGLAKGVMLSHRNLVVNAMQCDAWLYKAEEGSERILGVMPFFHVYGMTAVMNVAVMKAQTMVLLPKFNPKDVLKTIEKQKVTLFPGAPTMYIALCNRSDIADYDLTSIKACISGASALPLEVQQKFEKLTKGRIVEGYGLTETSPVACANPIWDKRKSGSVGIPWPDTEVMIYSMEKESEAEIGEIGEVFIKGPQVMSGYWNRPEDTQQTFHGDWFKSGDMGRMDEEGYIYIVDRKKEMIIASGYNIYPREVEEVLYEHESIIQAAVVGIPDEYRGETVKAYVVLKEGDHVSEEELENYCRKRMAAYKLPRIFEFREELPATLTGKILKRVLLDEERNKSSIVDQKQA; the protein is encoded by the coding sequence ATGGAGATCGTTGAAAAAAGGTGGATGCAACAATACCCAGAGGGAATTAGTACCTCAATTGATTATGACGATGTACCTTTACAGCATTTTTTCAAACAATCAGCCAAAAAATATCCAGAGCACGAAGCGGTTCATTTTCTTGGTAAAAAAGTGACGTATGAAACGTTGTATGACCAATCGTTGAAATTTGCTAATCAACTTCTTAAACTAGGTGTAAAAAAAGGCGATCGAGTTGCGGTCATGTTAGCAAATAGCCCGCAGTCAATTATTAGCTATTATGGCGTTTTAATGGTCGGTGGTATCGTTGTGCAAACAAACCCACTCTATGTAGAACGAGAATTGCAGCATCAATTAGTTGATTCGGGAGCCAAAGTAATTTTATGCTTGGATTCAGTTTTACCGCGTGTGCAAAAGGTTATGGACTCTACACCACTTGAACTCATTATCGTGACCACGATCCCAGATTATCTTCCTTTCCCTAAGGGCTTGCTCTTTCCATTTGTTCAGAAAAAACAAGGGATACCTGCAGTTAAAGTAGAGTATTCAGAAAGGATTTTACGTTTTTCTCAATTGATTAAAGAAGGAAAAGCAATTGAGCCAAAAGTCGAAGTATCTTCCTCTGATTTAGCATTGTTACAATACACTGGTGGGACAACAGGTCTTGCGAAAGGAGTTATGCTGTCTCATCGAAACTTAGTTGTAAATGCTATGCAATGTGATGCCTGGCTTTATAAAGCGGAAGAAGGAAGTGAGCGCATTCTTGGCGTCATGCCATTTTTTCACGTGTATGGCATGACAGCAGTTATGAATGTTGCAGTAATGAAAGCACAAACAATGGTTTTACTTCCGAAGTTTAATCCAAAAGATGTGTTAAAAACGATTGAGAAGCAAAAAGTGACTTTGTTTCCGGGAGCACCAACTATGTACATTGCGCTATGTAATCGCTCTGATATTGCAGATTATGATCTTACATCTATAAAAGCTTGTATTAGTGGTGCATCAGCACTTCCTTTAGAGGTTCAACAAAAATTTGAAAAACTTACAAAGGGCAGGATTGTCGAAGGGTATGGTTTAACTGAAACCTCTCCTGTTGCTTGTGCAAATCCAATTTGGGATAAAAGAAAATCAGGTAGTGTTGGTATACCTTGGCCAGACACAGAAGTCATGATTTATTCCATGGAAAAAGAAAGCGAAGCAGAAATTGGTGAAATAGGTGAAGTCTTTATAAAGGGTCCACAAGTAATGTCGGGTTATTGGAACCGTCCAGAAGATACGCAACAAACGTTCCATGGGGATTGGTTCAAGAGCGGTGACATGGGTAGAATGGATGAAGAAGGATATATTTATATAGTAGACCGCAAAAAAGAAATGATTATAGCAAGTGGTTATAATATTTATCCTCGGGAAGTAGAAGAAGTTCTTTATGAACACGAATCAATTATTCAAGCTGCTGTTGTAGGCATTCCTGATGAATACAGAGGCGAGACTGTGAAGGCATACGTTGTTTTGAAAGAAGGCGACCATGTATCTGAAGAAGAACTTGAGAACTATTGCCGAAAGAGAATGGCAGCTTATAAATTACCAAGAATATTTGAATTTAGAGAAGAATTACCGGCTACTTTGACTGGAAAAATTTTAAAACGTGTGCTTTTAGATGAGGAACGAAATAAAAGTAGCATTGTTGATCAAAAACAAGCATAA
- a CDS encoding DUF350 domain-containing protein, whose product MEVLLENEWILTIANYSVTILMLVVFLTIFETVTSYSNWEEIKRGNIAVAMATGGKIFGVANIFASSIQQSDSLLMMLLWGVVGFVLLLFSYFIFEFLMPGFKVDEEIGNDNRAVGLLSLLLSVGLSFVIGAGIKA is encoded by the coding sequence ATGGAGGTTCTTCTAGAAAATGAATGGATCTTAACGATTGCCAATTACAGTGTAACAATTCTGATGCTTGTTGTATTTTTAACGATATTTGAGACAGTTACAAGCTATAGCAATTGGGAAGAAATCAAACGAGGCAACATTGCAGTTGCGATGGCAACGGGGGGGAAAATATTTGGTGTTGCTAATATTTTTGCCTCCTCTATCCAGCAGTCAGATTCGTTATTGATGATGCTTCTTTGGGGTGTAGTTGGCTTTGTCCTACTCTTATTTAGTTACTTCATTTTCGAATTCTTAATGCCTGGATTTAAAGTTGATGAAGAAATAGGTAATGATAATCGTGCTGTCGGTCTTTTATCTCTGTTGTTATCTGTTGGTTTATCGTTTGTTATTGGTGCAGGTATAAAAGCGTAG
- a CDS encoding endonuclease MutS2 yields the protein MEHVQRVLEYSKMKQQLIEHVASSLGRQKAMELVPSTSLDEVVKQQEETAEASNVLRLKGQVPLGGITDIRAHIKRAAIGGSLSATELIDIASTLYGGKRLKFFLEEIIDEGHIQVPLLEENIALIEPLSQLEKAIKQCIDDNGFVLDSASNALRTIRHQMRSYESNVKSKLEQLTRSSSTRKMLSDAIVTIRGDRYVIPVKQEYRGSFGGIVHDQSSSGATLFIEPGSIVTLNNQLTEAKSNERREVERILAELSVQVGEEAEQLLINVETLASFDFIFAKAFYAKAIKAIKPKLNDRGYLDLRQARHPLLPAEEVVPSDVAIGDNVRSLIITGPNTGGKTVTLKTIGLLTLMAQSGLHVPADEESELAVFEHIFADIGDEQSIEQSLSTFSSHMRNIVSILDQMNENSLVLFDELGAGTDPTEGAALAISILDYVYQRGALAAATTHYSELKGYAYNREGALNASVEFDVETLRPTYRLLVGVPGRSNAFAISRRLGLSESVIESAKQQINSDATQVEKMIAFLEESQKSAQVEWVKAETIRREAETVKKELELKLASFEKMREKMMEEAEAEANKAITNAREEAEVIIEELRDLQKEGAAIKEHKLIDAKKHLDAAVPKLVSKKQKQVKKRAEKAKRIPKVGDEVKVLSFNQKGSVIKKVTDNEFQVQLGIMKMTVELEDMQLLEKAPEPTKAITTIRGNDAHVKSELDLRGERYEDAMQRVEKYIDDALLAGYHQVSIIHGKGTGALRKGVKQYVANHPRIKSARDGGMNEGGLGNTVIELK from the coding sequence ATGGAACACGTGCAGCGCGTATTAGAATATAGCAAAATGAAGCAACAACTTATTGAGCATGTTGCTTCCTCGTTAGGTCGACAAAAAGCAATGGAACTTGTTCCGTCAACAAGTTTAGATGAAGTTGTTAAACAACAGGAAGAAACCGCGGAAGCTTCAAATGTTCTTCGTTTAAAAGGACAGGTCCCACTTGGTGGGATCACCGATATTCGAGCTCATATAAAAAGAGCAGCTATTGGAGGTTCATTATCTGCAACTGAACTAATTGATATTGCCTCTACATTGTATGGAGGCAAAAGATTAAAATTCTTCTTGGAAGAAATTATAGATGAAGGTCATATTCAAGTTCCTTTACTTGAAGAGAACATTGCGCTTATTGAGCCATTATCGCAATTGGAAAAAGCGATTAAGCAGTGTATCGATGATAATGGGTTTGTGTTGGATAGTGCTAGTAATGCACTTCGTACCATTCGCCATCAAATGCGCAGTTATGAATCAAATGTAAAGTCAAAACTTGAACAACTTACTCGATCGAGTAGTACGAGAAAAATGTTGTCAGATGCAATTGTGACAATCCGCGGTGATCGTTATGTGATTCCAGTTAAACAAGAGTATCGCGGATCATTTGGCGGAATTGTCCACGATCAATCTTCTTCAGGTGCAACACTCTTTATTGAGCCTGGTTCCATTGTTACCTTAAATAATCAACTAACAGAGGCAAAATCAAACGAAAGACGAGAAGTTGAACGGATCTTAGCAGAATTATCAGTACAAGTTGGTGAAGAAGCTGAACAATTATTGATTAATGTTGAGACGTTAGCTTCTTTCGATTTTATATTTGCCAAAGCATTTTATGCAAAAGCAATTAAAGCCATCAAACCAAAGTTAAATGATCGTGGTTATTTAGATTTACGTCAAGCACGTCATCCGCTTTTACCTGCCGAAGAAGTTGTTCCAAGTGATGTAGCAATCGGGGATAACGTTCGTTCTCTTATAATAACCGGACCAAATACGGGTGGGAAAACAGTAACGTTAAAAACAATTGGTTTGTTAACCCTAATGGCACAATCTGGACTTCATGTACCTGCTGACGAAGAATCGGAGTTAGCCGTATTTGAACATATTTTTGCTGATATTGGTGATGAACAATCAATAGAACAAAGTTTGAGTACTTTTTCATCTCATATGAGAAATATAGTATCAATACTAGATCAAATGAATGAGAATAGTTTAGTGTTATTTGATGAACTTGGTGCAGGAACGGATCCAACAGAAGGTGCGGCACTAGCAATTTCCATTCTCGACTATGTTTATCAGAGAGGCGCATTAGCGGCTGCAACAACTCATTATAGTGAACTTAAAGGATATGCTTATAACAGGGAAGGTGCTTTGAACGCGAGTGTTGAATTTGATGTTGAAACATTACGGCCAACGTATCGACTTTTAGTAGGTGTTCCTGGACGCAGCAATGCCTTTGCGATTTCCCGTAGATTGGGATTATCTGAATCGGTGATCGAGTCGGCAAAACAACAAATTAACAGTGACGCGACGCAAGTGGAGAAGATGATTGCCTTTCTTGAGGAAAGCCAAAAATCTGCTCAAGTGGAATGGGTAAAAGCTGAGACAATACGCAGAGAAGCTGAGACAGTAAAAAAAGAGTTAGAGTTGAAGCTTGCCTCATTTGAAAAAATGAGAGAGAAAATGATGGAGGAAGCAGAGGCAGAAGCAAATAAAGCGATTACTAATGCAAGAGAAGAAGCAGAAGTGATTATTGAAGAGTTACGTGACCTGCAAAAAGAAGGTGCAGCGATCAAAGAGCATAAATTGATTGATGCGAAAAAGCATCTCGATGCCGCCGTTCCTAAATTGGTTTCTAAGAAACAGAAGCAAGTGAAAAAAAGAGCAGAAAAAGCGAAACGAATTCCCAAAGTTGGAGACGAAGTAAAGGTTTTAAGCTTCAATCAAAAAGGTTCCGTTATTAAAAAGGTTACAGATAATGAATTTCAAGTCCAACTCGGGATTATGAAAATGACGGTCGAACTAGAAGATATGCAGTTGCTAGAAAAAGCGCCGGAACCAACAAAAGCCATTACAACGATTCGTGGGAATGATGCTCATGTGAAGTCTGAATTAGACTTGCGTGGAGAACGCTATGAAGATGCAATGCAACGTGTGGAAAAATACATTGACGATGCACTGCTTGCTGGGTATCATCAAGTATCAATCATTCACGGTAAGGGGACTGGAGCCTTGCGTAAAGGAGTAAAGCAATATGTTGCAAATCATCCTAGAATCAAATCAGCGCGTGATGGAGGGATGAACGAAGGTGGACTTGGCAATACAGTCATTGAATTGAAATAG
- the polX gene encoding DNA polymerase/3'-5' exonuclease PolX produces MDKKQVIQLLEEIAVYLEIKGENPFKISAYRKAAQALEKDERNLEQIADPKQLAGIGQATSDVILELKQTGVSTTLEELKNEIPDGLIPLLTLPGLGGKKIGRLYRELGVTDADRLLQAAKEHKIRGLAGFGEKSEQKIVEAFEVWNTRPERLPIAQVLPFAEQLEGQLEKITDVIRFSRAGSLRRMRETVKDIDYIIATDDVPSVREQLLNLEGIKGVIAKGDTKVSVELTLEANTISVDFRLVADKEFATALHHFTGSKDHNVKMRQLAKQQNEKINEYGIECQETGEILIFKNETLFFNHFGLPYVPPEAREDGSEIERYKEYDVTVSSSDARADLHMHTTWSDGAHSIEEMAEAAKERNYSHMAITDHSRYLKVANGLSIERLKEQHNRIHAYNQVNSNFTILTGIEMDILPNGELDYPDSVLEEVDFVIASIHSAFSQNRETLMARLKQAMFNPNVNLIAHPTGRLIGRREGYDVDVEQLIEWAAETNTALELNSSPSRLDLEVKWLKRAAEKSALISINSDAHRVQTLSFVDYGYAHARKAMLSHEQIINLWPLDRLKEWLKDKRKF; encoded by the coding sequence GTGGACAAAAAACAAGTGATTCAACTATTAGAAGAAATAGCAGTGTATCTTGAAATAAAAGGGGAAAATCCTTTTAAAATATCCGCTTATCGTAAAGCGGCACAGGCTTTAGAAAAAGATGAGCGTAATCTAGAACAAATTGCTGACCCTAAACAACTCGCTGGTATAGGACAAGCAACGTCTGATGTCATTTTGGAACTTAAACAAACGGGTGTTTCAACGACGTTGGAAGAATTAAAAAATGAGATTCCGGACGGGCTTATTCCATTACTAACATTACCTGGGCTTGGTGGCAAAAAAATTGGACGTTTGTATCGAGAATTAGGTGTTACCGATGCGGATCGTTTACTGCAAGCTGCGAAGGAACATAAGATTAGAGGTCTGGCGGGTTTTGGTGAGAAATCAGAGCAAAAAATTGTGGAAGCATTTGAAGTTTGGAACACCAGACCTGAAAGATTGCCAATTGCACAAGTTTTGCCGTTCGCAGAACAATTAGAGGGACAATTAGAAAAAATAACTGATGTGATTCGTTTCTCTAGAGCAGGCAGCTTAAGACGTATGAGAGAGACGGTCAAAGATATTGATTATATTATTGCAACGGATGATGTACCTTCTGTCAGAGAACAGTTATTGAATTTAGAGGGAATAAAAGGGGTCATTGCGAAAGGTGATACAAAGGTATCAGTAGAACTTACGCTTGAAGCAAATACGATTTCAGTTGATTTTCGTCTGGTTGCAGACAAAGAATTTGCTACAGCTCTTCATCATTTTACTGGCTCAAAAGACCATAATGTAAAAATGAGACAATTAGCGAAACAACAAAATGAGAAAATAAATGAATATGGTATCGAATGTCAAGAAACAGGTGAGATACTGATATTTAAAAATGAAACGTTGTTTTTTAATCATTTTGGACTACCTTATGTTCCTCCTGAAGCACGAGAAGATGGTAGCGAAATTGAACGTTATAAAGAATACGATGTAACCGTAAGTTCTTCTGATGCTCGCGCCGACCTTCATATGCATACAACATGGAGTGATGGTGCCCATTCGATTGAAGAAATGGCCGAAGCTGCAAAAGAAAGAAACTATTCTCATATGGCTATTACCGACCATTCTCGTTACTTAAAGGTCGCTAACGGATTATCGATCGAGCGATTAAAAGAGCAACACAATCGAATCCATGCATACAATCAAGTGAATTCTAATTTCACTATTTTAACAGGGATTGAGATGGATATCTTACCAAATGGAGAACTTGATTATCCGGATAGCGTGCTTGAGGAAGTCGATTTTGTGATAGCGTCTATTCATTCTGCTTTTTCCCAAAACAGAGAGACTTTAATGGCGCGTTTGAAGCAAGCAATGTTTAATCCTAATGTTAATCTCATAGCACATCCAACTGGGCGATTAATAGGGCGTCGGGAAGGTTATGATGTTGATGTGGAACAATTGATTGAGTGGGCGGCAGAAACAAATACAGCATTGGAATTAAATTCAAGTCCAAGTCGGTTGGATTTAGAAGTTAAATGGTTAAAGAGGGCGGCTGAAAAAAGTGCGCTAATCTCAATTAATTCTGATGCCCATCGCGTACAAACATTATCATTTGTCGACTATGGTTACGCTCATGCCAGAAAAGCGATGCTTTCACACGAGCAAATCATTAATTTGTGGCCACTTGATCGATTAAAAGAATGGTTAAAAGATAAACGTAAGTTTTAA
- a CDS encoding CvpA family protein: MLSLVIMLLLIFGFFIGRRRGFILQLIHLVSFFVAIFVAWSYYEQLASTIRLYIPYPDFSAEGAFGMIINSFDAESVYYSAIAFAILFFGTKIILHIIGSMLDFVSHLPILNTINKLFGGILGFVENYLLVFVLLYVATVIPINGVQSALQSSIIAEFMIYNTPYLSDWLNELWVRPTF, encoded by the coding sequence ATGCTCAGTTTAGTTATTATGCTTTTGCTGATTTTTGGCTTTTTTATAGGCCGACGCAGAGGGTTCATTTTACAGCTAATCCATTTAGTAAGCTTTTTTGTTGCTATATTTGTAGCATGGAGTTATTATGAACAACTCGCTAGCACCATTCGGTTGTATATCCCTTACCCTGATTTTTCTGCGGAGGGTGCCTTTGGTATGATTATTAATTCCTTTGACGCAGAAAGTGTTTACTATTCAGCAATTGCATTCGCAATTTTGTTCTTTGGAACTAAAATAATCTTGCATATTATTGGTTCAATGCTAGACTTTGTGTCCCATTTACCGATTCTAAATACGATTAATAAACTTTTCGGAGGTATTTTAGGCTTCGTAGAAAATTATTTACTTGTATTTGTGTTGCTCTATGTTGCAACAGTTATTCCAATTAATGGAGTTCAATCTGCATTGCAATCTTCTATAATAGCAGAGTTCATGATTTATAATACACCTTATTTATCTGATTGGTTAAATGAATTATGGGTACGTCCGACATTTTAA
- the zapA gene encoding cell division protein ZapA: MENGDKKTKTTVRIQGQMYKVVSEEEPAHVKEVATYINEKMDELKKRNPYLDTTKLSVLTALNIADEYLKLKRENEGE, from the coding sequence GTGGAGAATGGCGACAAGAAAACAAAAACAACGGTCCGTATACAAGGCCAAATGTATAAAGTGGTCAGCGAAGAAGAGCCTGCCCATGTAAAAGAAGTAGCAACTTATATTAATGAAAAAATGGATGAGTTAAAAAAGCGGAATCCATATTTAGATACAACAAAATTATCAGTGTTAACGGCTTTAAACATTGCTGATGAATATTTGAAATTGAAACGAGAAAACGAAGGAGAATGA
- the pheT gene encoding phenylalanine--tRNA ligase subunit beta has translation MLVSYKWLQEYIEVSDISPQEIAEKMTRSGIEIDFIHERNLGATNVVVGYVQEVHQHPDADKLNVCQVDIGQEELVQIVCGAPNVAEGQHVAVAQVGARLPGGIKIKKAKLRGQVSQGMICSLQELGIENKLVPKQYTEGIYVFSNSSDVTPGQDVLEIFSLDDSILELDLTANRSDCMHMLGVAYELAALYDRPVKMPKIKVREIKETAESQLNVSVENKEDTPFYQATMIKNVKIAPSPLWMQNRLMAAGIRPISNVVDVTNYVLLEYGQPLHAFDYDALGAKKIHVRRATSNESFTTLDGEERTLSDEQLVVTNGKIPLALAGVMGGLDSEVTEDTTTIVLEAAAFHPTVVRRSAKISGLRSDSSARFEKGINQSRVGEAARRAAYLIQELAGGVVLNGTVEADNRSSKEVIIALNLEEMNKRLGTTLSISEVAGIIGRLQFPCEKVGEDLHVTVPNRRGDILIKEDLYEEVARLFGYDDLPSTLPSGTTTQGKRSEYQVSRVKAEQYLRSAGLSEVITYSLTSKEKATVYAPKGIKPIRIDKPMSEERSVMRTSLLPHLYDIAAYNLSRRNNNLFVYERGSVFLTDEESLTQLPKEQEQIAALISGDYLRHPWQGEKKEVDFFVLKGIMEGLFETLGLMERIQFEQHQSEGFHPGRTAYVKFEGKAIGILAQVHPSVQKQLDLKETYVFELNLETLLNAEQKTVNYAGIPRYPAIVRDIALVVDEQVTVAKLKQVIEESGGELLKEVALFDVYAGEHMEAGKKSVAFSLTYRHKGRTLTDEEVQNAHEYVLQALTEKAGAVLRS, from the coding sequence TTGCTCGTTTCATACAAATGGTTACAAGAATATATTGAGGTTAGTGACATTAGCCCACAAGAAATTGCGGAAAAAATGACACGAAGCGGAATTGAAATTGATTTTATCCATGAACGTAATCTAGGTGCTACTAATGTGGTTGTTGGTTATGTTCAGGAAGTTCATCAACACCCAGACGCAGATAAGTTAAATGTGTGTCAAGTTGATATAGGACAAGAAGAACTCGTACAGATTGTCTGCGGTGCGCCAAATGTAGCTGAAGGCCAACATGTGGCTGTGGCTCAAGTGGGTGCTCGTCTTCCGGGTGGAATAAAAATTAAAAAAGCTAAATTGCGGGGACAAGTTTCCCAGGGTATGATATGTTCGTTGCAAGAATTAGGGATCGAAAATAAACTTGTTCCAAAACAATATACTGAAGGAATTTACGTATTTTCTAATTCGTCTGATGTTACCCCAGGTCAAGATGTTCTTGAAATTTTTTCATTAGATGATTCAATTCTTGAACTTGATTTAACTGCAAATCGCTCAGACTGTATGCATATGCTTGGCGTTGCATACGAACTTGCAGCATTATATGATCGTCCAGTGAAAATGCCGAAGATAAAAGTAAGAGAAATAAAAGAAACAGCGGAAAGTCAATTGAATGTTTCAGTGGAAAACAAAGAGGACACACCATTTTATCAGGCGACAATGATTAAAAATGTCAAGATTGCACCATCGCCATTATGGATGCAAAATCGCCTAATGGCTGCTGGCATACGTCCGATTAGTAATGTTGTTGATGTAACGAATTATGTATTGCTTGAGTATGGTCAGCCACTGCATGCCTTTGATTATGATGCTCTTGGAGCGAAAAAAATTCATGTTCGTCGAGCAACCAGCAATGAATCATTCACAACGTTGGATGGCGAGGAAAGAACACTTTCGGATGAACAGCTAGTTGTTACAAACGGAAAAATTCCATTAGCGCTTGCAGGCGTTATGGGAGGGCTTGATTCTGAAGTTACAGAAGATACAACTACGATTGTTCTTGAAGCAGCCGCTTTTCATCCAACGGTTGTTCGTCGGTCGGCGAAAATCAGTGGCTTGAGAAGTGATTCAAGTGCAAGATTTGAAAAGGGCATTAATCAGTCACGGGTTGGAGAAGCCGCTAGGCGAGCGGCTTATTTGATTCAAGAATTAGCTGGTGGTGTTGTTTTAAACGGTACAGTAGAAGCTGATAATCGCTCTAGTAAAGAAGTTATTATTGCTTTAAACCTTGAAGAAATGAATAAGCGCTTAGGAACCACATTATCGATATCTGAAGTAGCAGGTATTATTGGTCGTTTACAGTTTCCTTGTGAAAAAGTGGGAGAGGATCTCCATGTTACTGTGCCGAATCGTCGTGGCGATATTCTTATTAAAGAAGACTTATATGAAGAAGTTGCACGTCTATTTGGGTATGACGACCTTCCATCTACTTTACCAAGTGGGACAACGACACAAGGAAAACGATCTGAATATCAAGTGAGTCGGGTAAAGGCTGAACAATATTTACGTAGCGCTGGTTTATCAGAAGTCATTACGTATTCATTAACGAGTAAAGAAAAAGCAACAGTTTATGCCCCGAAAGGGATAAAACCGATTCGTATCGATAAGCCAATGAGCGAAGAGAGAAGTGTAATGCGCACAAGCTTGCTTCCGCACCTTTATGATATTGCTGCTTATAACTTGAGCCGCAGGAACAACAATCTTTTTGTATATGAACGTGGTTCTGTCTTTTTAACAGACGAAGAGTCTTTAACACAATTACCAAAAGAACAAGAGCAAATAGCTGCCTTAATCAGCGGTGATTATCTAAGACATCCTTGGCAAGGAGAGAAAAAAGAGGTTGATTTCTTTGTGTTGAAAGGCATTATGGAAGGGTTATTTGAAACACTTGGTTTGATGGAACGAATTCAGTTTGAACAGCATCAGAGTGAAGGATTCCATCCTGGTCGAACAGCTTATGTTAAATTTGAAGGGAAAGCGATAGGCATCTTAGCGCAAGTACATCCAAGTGTACAAAAACAATTGGATTTAAAAGAGACTTATGTTTTTGAACTGAATTTGGAAACATTGCTTAACGCCGAACAAAAAACGGTAAACTATGCAGGAATTCCACGTTATCCAGCGATCGTACGTGATATTGCCTTAGTTGTGGATGAACAAGTAACTGTAGCCAAATTAAAGCAAGTCATTGAGGAATCAGGCGGTGAGTTGTTGAAGGAAGTCGCTTTGTTTGATGTATATGCGGGTGAGCATATGGAGGCTGGCAAAAAATCAGTGGCCTTCTCGTTGACATATAGACACAAGGGCCGAACTTTGACGGACGAGGAAGTTCAGAACGCACACGAATACGTACTACAAGCGTTAACAGAAAAAGCTGGAGCTGTATTACGTTCCTAA